One window of the Candidatus Wolbachia massiliensis genome contains the following:
- a CDS encoding M23 family metallopeptidase: MKLIAFALLFVLPLYTIEASTDLAVLFQHVGCHPSAQTLGSSKIDHKQAHYATFSMKLSKNWIPVSSTGMTPSATHITYKSQCLYSCVSATFMTESNLTHFPVLFQHGIRKKKDMDQGSQATLMTGNNAESLTHNKKLLFISSDVKPSFFATGVEQGLAPNTVMKLIDVYKDFGVDFKKDIVLTSKLEVLFERLFSNQKTEEKILYTSLTTNKKAISLYHYKSQSGKEGYFNKEGISFRGSKAFINPLNGDYRISSKFGNRKHPIRGKVAFHKGVDYATKLGAPIYATAEGVIEYIGNNGGYGKYIKIKHKNGYSTCYAHMSKFSSNVKLGSKVKQGQVIAYVGKTGVATGFHLHYEVICNGKHIDPLTVTYKNEVKLLDYELREFKLFTNKIDETINGRGSSEKKV, translated from the coding sequence ATGAAATTAATCGCATTTGCACTACTTTTTGTCTTACCATTATATACCATTGAAGCATCAACAGATCTTGCGGTGCTGTTCCAGCATGTAGGGTGTCATCCCAGTGCCCAGACACTGGGATCCAGCAAAATTGATCATAAGCAAGCGCACTACGCAACATTTTCGATGAAACTATCAAAAAACTGGATTCCAGTGTCAAGCACTGGAATGACACCATCTGCTACGCACATTACCTACAAATCACAATGTTTGTATAGCTGTGTGTCCGCTACTTTCATGACAGAAAGTAACCTAACCCACTTTCCAGTGTTATTCCAGCATGGGATCAGGAAAAAGAAAGACATGGATCAAGGTAGTCAAGCTACTTTGATGACAGGGAACAACGCAGAAAGCCTAACACATAATAAAAAGTTGTTGTTCATATCCAGTGACGTAAAACCTTCCTTTTTTGCCACAGGAGTTGAACAAGGGTTGGCACCAAATACAGTGATGAAACTGATCGATGTGTATAAAGATTTCGGCGTAGACTTTAAAAAAGACATTGTACTAACAAGTAAATTGGAGGTTCTTTTTGAGAGATTGTTCAGTAATCAGAAAACTGAAGAAAAGATTTTATATACTTCACTGACAACAAACAAAAAAGCCATTAGCTTATATCATTATAAATCACAAAGCGGCAAAGAAGGGTACTTTAATAAAGAGGGAATAAGCTTCAGAGGTAGCAAAGCTTTTATAAATCCTTTAAATGGAGATTATCGTATATCTTCAAAATTTGGTAATAGAAAGCACCCCATCCGCGGTAAAGTTGCTTTTCACAAAGGAGTAGATTATGCAACTAAATTGGGCGCTCCCATATACGCTACTGCGGAAGGCGTGATAGAGTATATAGGAAATAACGGAGGATACGGTAAGTACATCAAAATCAAACACAAGAATGGATATTCAACCTGCTATGCGCATATGAGCAAATTTAGTAGCAATGTGAAGTTGGGTTCTAAAGTAAAGCAGGGACAGGTCATTGCTTATGTCGGTAAAACTGGTGTTGCCACAGGGTTCCATTTACATTACGAAGTTATATGTAACGGCAAACACATCGATCCGCTTACAGTGACATATAAAAACGAAGTAAAGTTGCTTGATTATGAATTAAGGGAGTTTAAACTATTTACGAATAAGATAGATGAAACAATCAATGGAAGGGGGTCAAGTGAAAAAAAAGTTTAA
- a CDS encoding SPFH domain-containing protein, whose translation MEGGQVKKKFKDNVTINDRNLTQLQVFPVLIVLGLILSVLFVVYDSTIALGIAAVSTLAFSQGFFINNPNEAKVIEFLGHYIGTYFKPGMFITLPFSNKHVISLKFQNINTEKIKVNDANGSPIEISAVVVWRVNSPAKAYYNVNNYEEFVAVQSESVIRELASNYPYDSESDEESLRKNSDKISDELRSMLQQRLDIAGIEITEARISHLAYSPEIAQAMLRRQQAHAITSARKHIVQNAIGIIEEVIAHFEKNKSIQLDGKQKVQLINNLLVALISEQDAQPTISLDNN comes from the coding sequence ATGGAAGGGGGTCAAGTGAAAAAAAAGTTTAAAGATAATGTTACGATAAATGATAGAAATTTAACCCAACTCCAAGTTTTCCCTGTTCTAATAGTGTTGGGATTAATTTTGTCGGTACTTTTTGTAGTGTATGACAGCACAATCGCACTTGGAATTGCTGCTGTTTCAACATTGGCTTTTTCTCAAGGGTTTTTCATTAATAATCCTAACGAAGCGAAAGTGATAGAATTTCTCGGTCATTATATTGGAACTTATTTTAAACCTGGGATGTTTATCACACTTCCATTTTCAAACAAGCATGTAATTTCTCTGAAATTTCAAAATATTAATACAGAAAAAATAAAAGTGAACGATGCAAACGGAAGCCCAATAGAAATTTCTGCAGTGGTTGTTTGGAGAGTAAATAGTCCAGCAAAGGCGTATTATAATGTGAATAATTACGAGGAGTTTGTTGCTGTGCAGAGTGAATCGGTGATAAGAGAATTAGCAAGCAATTATCCATATGACAGTGAAAGTGACGAAGAATCTTTACGTAAAAATTCCGATAAAATTTCAGATGAATTGCGGTCAATGTTACAACAAAGACTAGATATTGCAGGAATTGAAATTACAGAAGCTAGAATATCACATTTAGCATACTCGCCTGAGATTGCACAAGCAATGTTGAGGCGTCAACAAGCACATGCTATCACCTCTGCAAGAAAGCATATAGTGCAAAACGCGATAGGAATTATTGAAGAAGTAATAGCTCATTTTGAAAAAAACAAAAGTATCCAGTTGGATGGCAAGCAAAAGGTTCAATTGATAAACAATTTGTTGGTTGCTCTAATCTCTGAGCAAGATGCACAACCAACAATTAGTTTGGATAATAATTAG